Proteins from one Patagioenas fasciata isolate bPatFas1 chromosome 6, bPatFas1.hap1, whole genome shotgun sequence genomic window:
- the LOC139828280 gene encoding cytochrome P450 2J2-like isoform X1 — protein sequence MQLLVFFFSSSQLIEKYGDIFGVDMGTESFVIINGLRMLREVLVNQGENFLDRPEMHLSQEIFSNRGLLSSNGHLWKQQRRFTLSTLRNFGLGKRSLEERIQEECRYLVDAFGEEQGDPFDPHFKINNAVSNIICSITFGNRFEYHDEDFQKLLQLIDETLTLNGAIMSQLYNAFPSIIKFFPGAHQSIFRNSRLLKSFVKERIDKHKEDWNPSESRDFIDCYLQEIAKDNGNGIFQEENLMACAVDLLLAGTETTSTTIRWALLYMAMYPEIQARVQAEIDTVIGQGRQPALDDRSNMPYTSAVIHEVQRKSNIVPFGVPRMTVKDTVVDGFRIPKGTTVLTNLTSVMFDQNEWETPDAFNPGHFLKDGQFWKRESFVPFAIGKRSCPGELLARTELFLFFTALLQKFTFQVPPDTTLGLQFKLGITLTPKPYKICAVPR from the exons ATGCAActccttgtgttttttttctcatcctcCCAGCTTATTGAAAAATATGGTGACATCTTCGGCGTGGACATGGGCACTGAATCATTTGTGATCATTAATGGGCTGCGGATGCTTAGGGAAGTTCTTGTAAACCAAGGGGAAAATTTCCTCGATCGCCCTGAAATGCATCTTAGTCAGGAGATCTTCAGCAACAGGG ggctgctgTCTTCCAACGGGCACTTGTGGAAGCAGCAGAGGAGGTTCACCTTGTCCACCCTCCGAAACTTTGGCTTGGGGAAGAGGAGTCTGGAGGAGCGCATCCAGGAGGAGTGCCGGTACCTCGTGGATGCGTTTGGGGAGGAGCAGG GGGATCCTTTTGACCCTCACTTTAAAATCAATAACGCCGTTTCAAACAtcatctgctccatcacctttgGCAATCGCTTTGAATACCATGATGAGGACTTCCAAAAATTGCTGCAGCTGATAGATGAAACCCTTACCCTTAACGGGGCCATCATGAGCCAG CTGTACAATGCTTTCCCATCCATAATAAAGTTCTTCCCTGGAGCCCACCAATCCATTTTTAGAAACTCAAGATTACTGAAAAGTTTTGTGAAAGAGAGGATTGACAAACACAAGGAGGACTGGAACCCCTCGGAGAGCCGGGACTTCATCGACTGCTACCTGCAGGAGATAGCCAAG GACAACGGCAATGGCATCTTCCAGGAGGAAAACCTCATGGCATGTGCAGTCGACTTGCTGTTAGCCGGGACTGAGACCACTTCAACAACTATCCGCTGGGCATTGCTGTATATGGCCATGTATCCAGAAATTCAAG CCCGCGTGCAAGCAGAGATCGACACGGTCATCGGGCAGGGGCGGCAGCCAGCCCTGGATGACAGGAGCAACATGCCCTACACCAGCGCCGTCATCCACGAAGTGCAGAGGAAAAGCAACATTGTCCCTTTCGGTGTGCCAAGAATGACAGTGAAGGACACAGTTGTGGATGGTTTCCGCATACCAAAG gGCACTACTGTGCTCACAAATTTAACCTCTGTGATGTTTGACCAGAACGAGTGGGAAACTCCTGATGCTTTTAACCCCGGGCATTTCCTGAAAGATGGTCAGTTCTGGAAAAGAGAGTCTTTTGTACCGTTTGCTATAG GGAAGCGCTCCTGCCCAGGTGAGCTGCTGGCCCGCACCgagctcttcctcttcttcacggCTTTGCTCCAGAAATTCACCTTCCAGGTGCCACCGGACACCACACTCGGCCTCCAGTTCAAGCTGGGCATCACGCTTACCCCAAAGCCCTACAAGATCTGTGCTGTGCCTCGGTAA
- the LOC139828280 gene encoding cytochrome P450 2J2-like isoform X2 produces MQLLVFFFSSSQLIEKYGDIFGVDMGTESFVIINGLRMLREVLVNQGENFLDRPEMHLSQEIFSNRGLLSSNGHLWKQQRRFTLSTLRNFGLGKRSLEERIQEECRYLVDAFGEEQGDPFDPHFKINNAVSNIICSITFGNRFEYHDEDFQKLLQLIDETLTLNGAIMSQLYNAFPSIIKFFPGAHQSIFRNSRLLKSFVKERIDKHKEDWNPSESRDFIDCYLQEIAKEENLMACAVDLLLAGTETTSTTIRWALLYMAMYPEIQARVQAEIDTVIGQGRQPALDDRSNMPYTSAVIHEVQRKSNIVPFGVPRMTVKDTVVDGFRIPKGTTVLTNLTSVMFDQNEWETPDAFNPGHFLKDGQFWKRESFVPFAIGKRSCPGELLARTELFLFFTALLQKFTFQVPPDTTLGLQFKLGITLTPKPYKICAVPR; encoded by the exons ATGCAActccttgtgttttttttctcatcctcCCAGCTTATTGAAAAATATGGTGACATCTTCGGCGTGGACATGGGCACTGAATCATTTGTGATCATTAATGGGCTGCGGATGCTTAGGGAAGTTCTTGTAAACCAAGGGGAAAATTTCCTCGATCGCCCTGAAATGCATCTTAGTCAGGAGATCTTCAGCAACAGGG ggctgctgTCTTCCAACGGGCACTTGTGGAAGCAGCAGAGGAGGTTCACCTTGTCCACCCTCCGAAACTTTGGCTTGGGGAAGAGGAGTCTGGAGGAGCGCATCCAGGAGGAGTGCCGGTACCTCGTGGATGCGTTTGGGGAGGAGCAGG GGGATCCTTTTGACCCTCACTTTAAAATCAATAACGCCGTTTCAAACAtcatctgctccatcacctttgGCAATCGCTTTGAATACCATGATGAGGACTTCCAAAAATTGCTGCAGCTGATAGATGAAACCCTTACCCTTAACGGGGCCATCATGAGCCAG CTGTACAATGCTTTCCCATCCATAATAAAGTTCTTCCCTGGAGCCCACCAATCCATTTTTAGAAACTCAAGATTACTGAAAAGTTTTGTGAAAGAGAGGATTGACAAACACAAGGAGGACTGGAACCCCTCGGAGAGCCGGGACTTCATCGACTGCTACCTGCAGGAGATAGCCAAG GAGGAAAACCTCATGGCATGTGCAGTCGACTTGCTGTTAGCCGGGACTGAGACCACTTCAACAACTATCCGCTGGGCATTGCTGTATATGGCCATGTATCCAGAAATTCAAG CCCGCGTGCAAGCAGAGATCGACACGGTCATCGGGCAGGGGCGGCAGCCAGCCCTGGATGACAGGAGCAACATGCCCTACACCAGCGCCGTCATCCACGAAGTGCAGAGGAAAAGCAACATTGTCCCTTTCGGTGTGCCAAGAATGACAGTGAAGGACACAGTTGTGGATGGTTTCCGCATACCAAAG gGCACTACTGTGCTCACAAATTTAACCTCTGTGATGTTTGACCAGAACGAGTGGGAAACTCCTGATGCTTTTAACCCCGGGCATTTCCTGAAAGATGGTCAGTTCTGGAAAAGAGAGTCTTTTGTACCGTTTGCTATAG GGAAGCGCTCCTGCCCAGGTGAGCTGCTGGCCCGCACCgagctcttcctcttcttcacggCTTTGCTCCAGAAATTCACCTTCCAGGTGCCACCGGACACCACACTCGGCCTCCAGTTCAAGCTGGGCATCACGCTTACCCCAAAGCCCTACAAGATCTGTGCTGTGCCTCGGTAA
- the LOC136103947 gene encoding cytochrome P450 2J2-like, whose translation MLRFLWDSISIQVLLIFLIVFLLVANYMKHRKPKGFPPQPFYLPIVGHIYLMNFSNPMMTVQKLNEKYGDIFGLEMGTASFVFVNGLRMVKEVLVNQGENFLDRPEMALYKEVFSNRGLLSSNGHLWKQQRRFTLSTLRNFGLGKRSLEKRIQEECRYLVDAFGDEQGNSFDPHFKINNAVSNIICSITFGNRFEYHDEDFQKLLRLIDESITKSRTIMSQLYNSFPSILKFFPGSHQTFFKNWRLMRNFVKERIDKHKEDWNPSESRDFIDCYLQEIAKDNGDGTFQEENLVACALDLFLAGTETTSTTIRWALLFMAMYPEIQARVQAEIDTVIGQARQPALDDRSNMPYTNAVIHEVQRRGNIAPFTLPRLTVKDTVVDGFRIPKGTGLIANLTSVMFDKNEWETPDTFNPGHFLKDGQFWRREAFIPFSIGKRSCPGELLARTELFLFFTALLQKFTFQAPPDTTLSLQFKMSITLGPKPYKICAVPR comes from the exons ATGCTGCGTTTCCTCTGGGACAGCATCTCCATCCAGGtgctcctcatcttcctcattGTGTTCCTGCTCGTTGCCAACTACATGAAGCACAGAAAACCCAAAGGCTTCCCTCCACAACCCTTCTATCTCCCCATTGTGGGGCACATCTACCTGATGAACTTCAGCAATCCCATGATGACAGTACAGAAG CTTAATGAAAAATATGGGGACATCTTCGGCTTGGAGATGGGCACGGCATCCTTTGTGTTTGTTAATGGGCTGCGGATGGTTAAGGAAGTTCTTGTAAACCAAGGAGAAAATTTCCTGGATCGCCCTGAAATGGCCCTTTACAAGGAGGTCTTCAGCAACAGGG GACTGCTGTCTTCCAACGGGCACTTGTGGAAGCAGCAGAGGAGGTTCACCTTGTCCACCCTCCGAAACTTCGGCTTGGGGAAGAGGAGCCTGGAGAAGCGCATCCAGGAGGAGTGCCGGTACCTCGTGGATGCGTTTGGGGATGAGCAGG GTAATTCTTTCGACCCTCACTTTAAAATCAATAACGCCGTTTCAAACAtcatctgctccatcacctttgGCAATCGCTTTGAATACCATGATGAGGACTTCCAAAAATTGCTGCGGCTGATAGATGAGAGCATTACCAAAAGCAGGACCATCATGAGCCAG CTGTACAACTCCTTCCCATCTATACTAAAGTTCTTCCCTGGATCACATCaaaccttttttaaaaactggAGGTTGATGAGAAATTTCGTGAAAGAGAGGATTGACAAACACAAGGAGGACTGGAACCCCTCGGAGAGCCGGGACTTCATCGACTGCTACCTGCAGGAGATAGCCAAG GACAATGGCGATGGCACCTTCCAGGAGGAAAACCTTGTGGCATGTGCACTCGACTTGTTTTTAGCTGGGACTGAGACCACTTCAACAACCATCCGCTGGGCTCTGCTGTTTATGGCCATGTATCCGGAAATTCAAG CCCGTGTGCAAGCAGAGATCGACACGGTCATTGGGCAGGCGCGGCAGCCAGCCCTGGATGACAGGAGCAACATGCCCTACACCAACGCCGTCATCCATGAAGTGCAGAGGAGAGGCAACATTGCCCCTTTCACATTGCCAAGACTGACAGTGAAGGACACAGTTGTGGATGGCTTCCGCATACCAAAG GGCACTGGTTTGATTGCAAATTTAACCTCTGTGATGTTTGACAAGAACGAGTGGGAAACCCCTGACACTTTTAACCCCGGGCATTTCCTGAAGGATGGTCAgttctggagaagagaggcttttATACCATTTTCCATAG GGAAGCGCTCCTGCCCAGGTGAGCTGCTGGCCCGCACCgagctcttcctcttcttcacggCTTTGCTCCAGAAATTCACCTTCCAGGCACCACCGGACACCACACTCAGCCTCCAGTTCAAGATGAGCATCACACTGGGCCCAAAACCCTACAAGATCTGTGCTGTGCCTCGGTAG